TTGGTCATCTGATCTAAAATCTGGTTGACGAAAGTCATAAGCCAATCTCCGATTGTCTGGTGTCTGGAAACATCCATTTAATCGGTATTGGCTTATTTTTTCATCTCATTTTTTGTCCGAACCATTGATAATTACAACAATGAAATTGACCGCTTTCGTTATGCCGGCAGGCTCTGGCGCGAAGCCAGTTGGGAGCGATTAATGAAAGTTCTCGATGGCATGGTTTCAGCAGGGGTTGCGTGGAATCCGACATTGGATATTTATGAAGCGTCGCGCGATTTACAACGCGCACAAACCCAACCGGCATTTGCCGAATACCTGCATCCGGTTCTGGAAGACTATTTCAAGCCCAATCCGGCAAATCACGGTTCGTATTTCATCGGCTGGACTTCCGTAGATGAAAGCTTCTGGAAAGAAAATTATCGCCTCTGGATGCAGGCGCTCCTGGAATTTGAAAAACGCGGCGGGCTGATTGGCGCAGGCGAAGACGCCGGATTCATTTATCAAATGTATGGCTTCGGTTTGCTACGCGAACTCGAACTCCATCAGGAAGCCGGTTTTCATCCGCTCAAAGTCGTTCAACACGCCACCGGCAACAACGCGAAAATTCTCGGACAGGAAGACCATCTTGGTCGCGTGCGCGTTGGCTTTGCTGCCGATTTGATTGTCGTGAATGGCAACCCGCTGGAAAATTTCAAATTGCTTTACCCGATTGGTGTTGAAGAAATCCGCGATGGAAAAGTTGTCAAAACCGGCGGCGTCGAATGGACAATCAAGGATGGCGTGATTTTTCATGCGCCTCAGCTTGCCCGCGAGGTGCGCGAAATGGTTGCCAGAGCGCGCGCTGAAATGAAAAGTAAAGCCGCCGGAAAACCGTAAAAATCGGTCATTTTCCTATTAAAATTCAACCGGAGAAAACTATTGACTTTGACCTGAGAGCTTAAAGATAATGGCTGCGCTCAGTTTTGCTTAACTCATTTTTGTTGCCCCTTCGACAAATCCTCAGCACAACCCCGCCTGAATAGTCGAAATATATATCGCTAAAGGAACACCTATGGAGCAAATAAACAGAAGTTCCGGGCAAGAAAAATGCGCGACATCCTCACATTTGTTTAATGATTTAGGGACTCTCGAAAAACGTTCACTCAAATCGATAAAAATATCAGCAATTATCTTAACCTGCTGTGTCGGCGTTTTTTTAATGAAAACCACTGGCAGTGTCGCGGCACAAAACGCGTCGCATAGCGCGAAAACCTCTATCGGCGACCATCCGGTGATGGAAGAACATGTGCGCCAATCCGACATCGAAAATAAATCCATCAAGTTGAAAAAGCTGCTTGAAATCGGCGAATACATGTTTGTAGCGCCCTGGAATAAACTGGATGGACAGGGGCGACCGGCATCGACCGGCAACGGCGTACCGAACAAACGCGACATCAGCAACGACAAAGGCTTTCAACGGGTGTCCGGTCCCGACGCGACATCGTGCGCCGATTGTCATAATCAACCGTTCATCGGCGGCGCGGGCGGCTTTGTGGCGAATGTCTTCGTGCTTGCACAATTGCGCGACCCGGTGACCGATTCCGTGTCAGCGGAATTTTCCAATGAACGCAACACCCTCGGCATGAACGGGTCGGGCGCGATTGAAATGCTGGCGCGGGAGATGACTGCCGATTTGCAGAATATCCGCCAGGCGGCGCTCAACGAAGCGCGCAACACCGGCAAACAGATCGTTCGTCGTCTCGATACCAAAGGCGTCAACTTCGGACAGATTACCGCCAACCCTGATAATTCGGTCAATTATCTCGAAATCGAAGGCATCGACGAAGACCTCATCATTAAACCCTTTCATCAAAAAGGGGTGGTCAATTCGTTGCGCGTCTTTACCGTCAATGCCTTCAATCATCATCACGGCTTGCAGGCGGTCGAACGCTTCAGTCCCGGTCAAAGAGATTTTCACGGCAATATCATTGCCACCGAAGATTACGATGAAGATGGCGTCGCCAATGAATTGACCGTTGGTGACATCACCGCCGCAACCCTTTTTCAAGCGGCAATGAATATGCCCGGTCGCGTGCTGGCAGATGACCCGGCGCGGCGCGCTGCTGCTGCACGCGGCGAAGCGCGGTTTGCCGAAATCGGTTGCACGGATTGTCATAAACCGGCGCTGGTTTTGAATTCGCCGGTTTATACCGAACCCAACCCTTATAACCCGATTGGCAACTTACGGCTTCAGGATGTCTCTGTGGTGTGCAGCATCGACCTCACCAGAGACATCGACAAACCGCGACTCGAACGCGCGGAATCGGGCAGCGCAATCGTGCGCGCTTTTACGGATTTGAAACGTCACGTCATCTGTGACGATCAAGACCCGTTTTATTGCAATGAAAAAGTTGTGCAGGCTTATGTGCCGACCAATCAGTTTCTCACGCGTAAACTTTGGGATGTCGGCAACAGCGCGCCCTACGGGCATCGCGGCGATTTGACTACGATTACCGAATCGATTGTGCATCACGCAGGCGAAGCGCGTCCGCATCGTGAACGCTTCGTGGCGCTTCCCAAAGAGCAACAGGCGGAAATCGTCGAATTTCTCAAACAGCTACAGGTATTGCCGAACGGTTCACCACGCGAAGTCAGCGAATCACAACTGCAACAAATGTTAAGAAAGGCGAGAAAGGTGAAAGGTTCAGGCGATTAAAACGGCAAAGCAGATAAAGATTTCACGACCTCAATAAATTTTATCGGCTCAATCTACTTCAAGGCGCAAAGTTGAAAGGCTTTGCGCCTTGAAAATTTTCTTTCTAATTCCAAGCCTTTACCGGCACCTGCACCTGACAATTTTGCCCAACCGTCAGTAGAAGCGCATTCGCCATTACTTCAATTTTTATGAACTCTTTATAAAATATTTACAAAATCCTTATGCCAATCGGCTTACTATGGTTGCTTGGTCTTACCCCTTTACAACGGGTTTTGTAGAGTCAATATGCTTTCTGTAGGCCGCGAATTATACCTTGAGGGCAAGGTCATATTCTGTAGCGAATGCTTCTGGGATGGTAACGCTATCCTTCTTCAAACCGGACTTGCGCCAATCAACAACAGTTCAATCCGCATCTATGCCTATCGTTGTCCCGCGTGCGGCAGCTTTCACCTGAAAATCAAAGGGAAATTATTAAACTTCAGAAGCCGACAACAGCCGTTGGACGAAGCAGAAAGCAGTTCCGTTGAAGACCTGGATTCGGCAATAGACAATCATGGAAATACCGAAAAAAGACACTCGCGTTAAAGTGGTCGTGGCGACGACCGTGATGCTTTCATTCATCTCGTTCTGGCGCGCGGCAGCAATCGTACTCAATGATTTAGGCTCATCGGCATTTTATGTCGGCGGCATCTCGGAACAATTCATTGGCAAAGCTTCGCCCTGGTTCATTCTCGGCGTGATGTTGTTCAGTTACGCGGTGCGCGCTTTGTATATCGAATCGTCTTCGATGTTCACGCGCGGCGGCGTCTATCGCGTCGTCAAAGAAGCGATGGGCGGGACAATGGCTAAGTTGAGTGTCTCGGCACTGATTTTTGACTTCATTTTGACGGGGCCGATTTCCGGAGTCTCTGCCGGACAATATATTGTCGGTTTAGTTGCTCAGTCGATGACCTACTTCGGTTACCCCTGGACGCCGTCAACCGAAGACATCAACCTCTATGCCGCAGGCATCGCCATCTTGATTACTCTGTATTTCTGGTGGCGCAACATCAAAGGCATTCATGAATCGTCGGATGATGCGTTGAAAATTATGTACATCACAACCGTCATGGTGGTGATTATGATTGTCTGGAGCGTCATCACTTTAATTGCTCGCGGCGGGCAATTACCGCCGGCTCCTGTACCGGCTAATTTAAGCTTCGATGAAAACGGACTCGGCTGGTTACATGGCTGGAGTCAACTGAAAGAAGAAGGCGGGCGTTATGTTTTCCTTGAAAACATCTCCGGCGTGGTCGCGTTTATCGGGGTGATGATGGCGTTTGGTCATTCGGTGCTGGCAATGAGCGGCGAAGAAACGCTAGCGCAGGTCAACCGCGAACTTGAACATCCCAAACTGAAAAATCTGCAACGCGCCGGTTGGGTGATTTTTATTTATTCGCTGTTATTCACTTCGCTGGTTTCATTTTTTGCGGCAGCAATTATCCCGGATGATATTCGTCCGCAATTTTTGAACAACCTGATTTCGGGGCTGGCGGTCAATTTTGTAGGTCCCACGCCATTGAAACTTTTGTTTCAGGTGTTTGTTGTCATTGTCGGTTTCCTGATGCTCGCAGGCGCGGTCAATACTGCGATTATCGGCTCGAACGGCGTATTGAACCGCGTCTCCGAAGATGGCGTACTCACGGATTGGTTTCGCGCGCCGCAAAAAAAATATGGCACCACCTATCGCATCATCAATTTAATCGCCATCCTGCAAATCATTACGATTATCGGTTCGCGCGGCAACATTTTTATTCTCGGTGAAGCTTATGCCTTCGGGGTGATTTGGAGTTTCACCTTTAATGCCATCGCTTCGGTGGTGTTGCGTTTTCGCAGACCGGAAGGGCGCGAATGGCGTGTGCCTATCAATTTACGAATCGGCAAAACGGAAATTCCCTTTGGCCTGATTCTTATTGCCTTCGTGTTGCTTTCGATTGCCTTAGTGAATCTGGTGACCAAAGAAGTAGCGACGATTTCCGGTGTCGTTTTCACAGCGGTTTTTTTCATCCTTTTCACCATCTCGGAACGCTTGAATAGACAAAAACAAGATCGCACGATTGCGGCGCTTGACCAGTTTCAGTTGCAACAGAATGAAACCATCGACCAGCAGGTGATGGGCGTCAGACCCGGAAATGTGCTGGTCGCGGTGCGCGATTTCAACACTCTGGGTCATTTGGAAAAGGCGCTCGTCAGTGTCAATACGGATGAACAGGATATTGTGGTGATGACCACCAGACTCGTCGCTGGTCCCGATGGCGCAGCCAGCGAAATTTATGATGAAAACCTGTTTACCAGTTATGAACAAAAACTTTTTACGCGCGTCGTGGCGCTTGCCGAAAAACATGGCAAACCGGTGGATTTAGTCATTGCTCCGGCAACCAATATTTTTGATGCGGTTGCTCAGATGGCTTTGCAATTGGATTCGGCGGAAATCGTCGCAGGCCATTCAAATAAAATGACCCCGCAGGAACAGGCGCGACAACTCGGTCGCTCGTGGGAAGCCTTGGGCAGCAAACCGCGTCGTCAAGTCTGTTTTAGAATCGTCATTCCTGACAGTGAAGATAACATCGTTTATCTCGGTGCCCATGCGCCTGAATTTACCGAAAGCGATTTGGCTTTGATTCATAAGCTCTGGTTGCAGGTCAGCAGCATTCCAAGCCGCAAGCGCGTCCACCATCGCGATATTGTGCGTGTGGCGCTCGTCAGACTTGAACGCGATTTACGCGCACAAACCGATGTCATGCTCGATTTTTACAAGTTGGAAAGCGAAGGGGCAAAGGAAAAAAATGGCAAAGTGATGGCAACCGAAACCCCAAATGAGCGCGCCACGATTGAATAAGGCGTTGCCCTTCTCTAAACCAGAAATCAAAACCCCGGTACACGCGAGATGGCGGAGATGCCGGTAAACCGGACTTTTTCTTGATGTGAGTGTGCCAATTCTCTGCACGCCGATTTAGCCTCAAACGGCTCCACAATGCTTTGAACTTGACCGCCGTCTACACAAGGTATAGGCTGGATGGGTCTACAAAAGTGTAGAAGCCATCCGGTATAAGTGGTAGCCGAATGACTCCACAGCAGCCACTTGTGGAGTTTCCTAATGCTGACAACCTTCAACCATCCAAATGATAGGGGGCAGTTATTCGATTAATCTGTCCGGAATCATGATTCGCTACATTGCCATTAGACTTCACCTTTCATTATTAAACGGAATTTGAACCGGCTCAAATTTCAAGCAAAAGGCGGTAGGGAATATGATGACCAGCTTGGTAGATATTGAAGACGCCGAGGAGCGTCTGGCATCCGGCGAACAACCATACGCATTTCAAATCAGTGATAACACAACTATCCTTGGGCCTGCCTGTAGGTTCGGTGCCGATTACCTGCGCAACATACGCGAAGAAGGACGCTATGCCGAAAGCTTCGAGGAAGCCTCACAAATCACCAGCGCGAAAGGCGCAAGGATTACCGGCATCTGGTTTGTGAAACGGTAAATGGGTGTATCGCCGGAGGTATCCGATACCTCTTCGAGCAAGGCAACCAGACCGTCGAGTGCATAACCCTAAAAGCAGAATGTTTTGGGGAAAAGCAGACAGCATCAGCCAGGTTTGACCGATTGATTACACCGTATGCTTATACCAGAGGTGATTACACGAACAGCGCGGGGCGAACGCCGGTTGGATATATTTTCCAGCCTGCTGATTGAAAATATTATTTGTGTCAACGGTTTTATTGATGACCATCTCGCCAATCTGGTCATCGCGCAAATTCTGTTTCTGGAGGGCGAAGACCCCGACAGAGAAATTTCTCTGTATATCAATTCACCGGGAGGCTCGATGACTGCCGTTCTTGCAATTTACGATACCATGCAATACGTCCGACCCGACATTTGCACAATTTGCATCGGTCAAGCTGCAAGCAGCAGTGCATTGATAGTTGCCGCCGGAACACACGGGAAACGGTTTGCTTTAGCGAATGCGCGAATAGTGATTTCACAACCGGCACTCAGCAACATCAGCGGGCAGGCAACCGATATCGGAATTTATGCGGAAGAGATGTTGCGCTTGCGCTCGCTCATCAGCCACCTGCTGGCAACCCATACCCGTAAAAGTCGCGCAGGCATCGAACAAGACATCGAGCGGGATTTGATTTTAAACGCGCCTCGCGCGCTCGATTATGGGTTGATTGATGCCATCTATGTGTCGCGAGTCGCCTCGGCGGTTGAAACTGTGGTTCCCGTTTAAGGCTCAATCACATAGCTGAAAGGGTAAGCCCTGGAGTCAAGCCGGAAATTTAAGCGCAACGATAATGCGTCAATAGAACTTTGAATAGGTTGAAAAATTATGAGCAGTAAGACAAAAGCAATCACCACCCTGGATCAAAAATTGATGCACACCATGCTACAGGAAATTAATCACCATCAAAACCAAGGGTTACCGCCGATGCACAACGAGCACCTGAACCATCTATGTGAAGC
This DNA window, taken from Acidobacteriota bacterium, encodes the following:
- a CDS encoding amidohydrolase family protein is translated as MAYFFISFFVRTIDNYNNEIDRFRYAGRLWREASWERLMKVLDGMVSAGVAWNPTLDIYEASRDLQRAQTQPAFAEYLHPVLEDYFKPNPANHGSYFIGWTSVDESFWKENYRLWMQALLEFEKRGGLIGAGEDAGFIYQMYGFGLLRELELHQEAGFHPLKVVQHATGNNAKILGQEDHLGRVRVGFAADLIVVNGNPLENFKLLYPIGVEEIRDGKVVKTGGVEWTIKDGVIFHAPQLAREVREMVARARAEMKSKAAGKP
- a CDS encoding ATP-dependent Clp protease proteolytic subunit, which translates into the protein MLIPEVITRTARGERRLDIFSSLLIENIICVNGFIDDHLANLVIAQILFLEGEDPDREISLYINSPGGSMTAVLAIYDTMQYVRPDICTICIGQAASSSALIVAAGTHGKRFALANARIVISQPALSNISGQATDIGIYAEEMLRLRSLISHLLATHTRKSRAGIEQDIERDLILNAPRALDYGLIDAIYVSRVASAVETVVPV
- a CDS encoding APC family permease, whose translation is MEIPKKDTRVKVVVATTVMLSFISFWRAAAIVLNDLGSSAFYVGGISEQFIGKASPWFILGVMLFSYAVRALYIESSSMFTRGGVYRVVKEAMGGTMAKLSVSALIFDFILTGPISGVSAGQYIVGLVAQSMTYFGYPWTPSTEDINLYAAGIAILITLYFWWRNIKGIHESSDDALKIMYITTVMVVIMIVWSVITLIARGGQLPPAPVPANLSFDENGLGWLHGWSQLKEEGGRYVFLENISGVVAFIGVMMAFGHSVLAMSGEETLAQVNRELEHPKLKNLQRAGWVIFIYSLLFTSLVSFFAAAIIPDDIRPQFLNNLISGLAVNFVGPTPLKLLFQVFVVIVGFLMLAGAVNTAIIGSNGVLNRVSEDGVLTDWFRAPQKKYGTTYRIINLIAILQIITIIGSRGNIFILGEAYAFGVIWSFTFNAIASVVLRFRRPEGREWRVPINLRIGKTEIPFGLILIAFVLLSIALVNLVTKEVATISGVVFTAVFFILFTISERLNRQKQDRTIAALDQFQLQQNETIDQQVMGVRPGNVLVAVRDFNTLGHLEKALVSVNTDEQDIVVMTTRLVAGPDGAASEIYDENLFTSYEQKLFTRVVALAEKHGKPVDLVIAPATNIFDAVAQMALQLDSAEIVAGHSNKMTPQEQARQLGRSWEALGSKPRRQVCFRIVIPDSEDNIVYLGAHAPEFTESDLALIHKLWLQVSSIPSRKRVHHRDIVRVALVRLERDLRAQTDVMLDFYKLESEGAKEKNGKVMATETPNERATIE
- a CDS encoding di-heme oxidoredictase family protein; protein product: MKTTGSVAAQNASHSAKTSIGDHPVMEEHVRQSDIENKSIKLKKLLEIGEYMFVAPWNKLDGQGRPASTGNGVPNKRDISNDKGFQRVSGPDATSCADCHNQPFIGGAGGFVANVFVLAQLRDPVTDSVSAEFSNERNTLGMNGSGAIEMLAREMTADLQNIRQAALNEARNTGKQIVRRLDTKGVNFGQITANPDNSVNYLEIEGIDEDLIIKPFHQKGVVNSLRVFTVNAFNHHHGLQAVERFSPGQRDFHGNIIATEDYDEDGVANELTVGDITAATLFQAAMNMPGRVLADDPARRAAAARGEARFAEIGCTDCHKPALVLNSPVYTEPNPYNPIGNLRLQDVSVVCSIDLTRDIDKPRLERAESGSAIVRAFTDLKRHVICDDQDPFYCNEKVVQAYVPTNQFLTRKLWDVGNSAPYGHRGDLTTITESIVHHAGEARPHRERFVALPKEQQAEIVEFLKQLQVLPNGSPREVSESQLQQMLRKARKVKGSGD